One Curtobacterium herbarum genomic window carries:
- a CDS encoding lamin tail domain-containing protein, translating into MRPTALRLGASIATGLVVAAGVLAVTPASAAPTPTAAPTTPAASAAPAANGIVINEVESNGDDTDWVELRNTATVAADVSGWSMLDDSDEHTRYVLPAGSVVAPGGYLVVDEKSTTTDGFGFGLGSPDEVRFFDTTAAPVLSYAYEAHADVTYGRCPDGTGPLVDTTSSTKSAANDCSSPIRINEVESKDGTPGDWVELTNTGTTAVDLGGYVFQDDDDTHAYAIPAGTTIAPGGFTVLDEADFGFGLGGADSARLSTPAGVLVDATSWTKHADVTYGRNPDGTGDFAQTSAATKGTANTFAGVVTAEPWPGGPDERVLDDADTFSGDLSGLDWQSSRTAVGGGVLWGVQNGDGLLYRMASDGAGGWAPSNATGTTLHYADGSGTPDAEGVTVTADDPGAVYVSTERDDEMSSTSRPAVLRFATDDGSERTLNATDEWNLAGDFPGLGANAGLEGVTWVPDSWLTEQGFVDESTGAAYSPTRYSGHGDGLFFVGVEGTASVYAYALMDDGSSKRIATIATPFAVVAEVQFDPTLDALWVVCDDACAGRTALFDVQDGAFTAATVYDAPSGAARDLANEGFAISDVCTDGERATFYADDNDTDGSSLRTGTFPCTEDTAPTPTPGGGDGGGAPTPTTPAPSPNPSAPSPSTPSPSVPTPGAPDQSSLTSANRGGISAPASARAGQTITVTMGRGHAGERVAVFLYSAPVLIGTPVVAADGSVQVTIPADTTAGAHRIAVVGADGVLIGWSPITITTAGTGQLAFTGAELASGSAAALLLLALGAGLLVARRRRRTAE; encoded by the coding sequence ATGCGCCCTACCGCCCTGCGTCTCGGCGCCTCGATCGCGACCGGCCTGGTCGTCGCGGCCGGCGTCCTCGCGGTCACACCGGCCTCCGCAGCCCCGACGCCGACCGCCGCCCCGACCACACCCGCCGCGTCGGCCGCACCCGCCGCCAACGGGATCGTCATAAACGAGGTCGAGTCGAACGGCGACGACACCGACTGGGTCGAGCTCCGCAACACCGCGACGGTCGCCGCCGACGTCAGCGGATGGTCGATGCTCGACGACAGCGACGAGCACACCCGGTACGTCCTGCCGGCCGGCAGCGTCGTCGCACCGGGCGGGTACCTCGTGGTGGACGAGAAGTCGACCACCACGGACGGCTTCGGCTTCGGGCTCGGCAGCCCCGACGAGGTCCGCTTCTTCGACACCACCGCCGCCCCGGTCCTGTCGTACGCCTACGAGGCCCACGCCGACGTGACCTACGGCCGCTGCCCGGACGGCACCGGCCCGCTCGTCGACACGACCAGCTCGACGAAGAGCGCGGCGAACGACTGCTCCTCGCCCATCCGGATCAACGAGGTCGAGTCGAAGGACGGCACCCCGGGCGACTGGGTCGAGCTGACCAACACCGGCACGACGGCGGTCGACCTCGGCGGGTACGTGTTCCAGGACGACGACGACACCCACGCGTACGCGATCCCGGCCGGCACGACCATCGCCCCGGGCGGGTTCACGGTCCTCGACGAGGCCGACTTCGGCTTCGGGCTCGGCGGCGCGGACTCCGCACGCCTCTCGACCCCGGCCGGTGTCCTGGTCGACGCGACGAGCTGGACGAAGCACGCCGACGTGACGTACGGCCGCAACCCAGACGGTACCGGTGACTTCGCCCAGACGTCCGCGGCGACGAAGGGCACCGCGAACACCTTCGCCGGAGTCGTCACCGCCGAGCCCTGGCCCGGTGGCCCCGACGAGCGCGTGCTCGACGACGCGGACACCTTCTCGGGTGACCTCAGCGGCCTCGACTGGCAGTCGTCCCGCACGGCCGTCGGCGGCGGCGTGCTGTGGGGCGTGCAGAACGGCGACGGGCTGCTCTACCGCATGGCCTCCGACGGTGCGGGCGGCTGGGCGCCGTCGAACGCGACCGGCACCACGCTGCACTACGCCGACGGTTCCGGCACCCCGGACGCCGAGGGCGTGACCGTCACCGCGGACGACCCCGGCGCGGTCTACGTGTCGACCGAGCGGGACGACGAGATGTCCTCGACCAGCCGTCCCGCGGTCCTGCGCTTCGCCACCGACGACGGCTCGGAGCGCACGCTGAACGCCACCGACGAGTGGAACCTGGCCGGCGACTTCCCGGGGCTCGGCGCGAACGCCGGACTCGAGGGCGTCACCTGGGTGCCGGACTCCTGGCTCACCGAACAGGGCTTCGTCGACGAGAGCACCGGCGCGGCCTACTCGCCGACGCGGTACTCCGGGCACGGCGACGGGCTGTTCTTCGTCGGCGTCGAGGGCACCGCGAGCGTGTACGCCTACGCCCTGATGGACGACGGGTCGTCGAAGCGGATCGCGACGATCGCCACCCCGTTCGCCGTCGTGGCCGAGGTCCAGTTCGACCCGACGCTCGACGCGCTCTGGGTGGTCTGCGACGACGCCTGCGCTGGCCGCACCGCCCTGTTCGACGTGCAGGACGGTGCGTTCACCGCGGCGACCGTGTACGACGCACCGTCCGGTGCGGCGCGTGACCTGGCCAACGAGGGCTTCGCGATCTCGGACGTCTGCACCGACGGGGAGCGAGCCACGTTCTACGCCGACGACAACGACACCGACGGCTCCTCGCTCCGCACCGGGACGTTCCCGTGCACCGAGGACACCGCTCCGACCCCGACCCCCGGCGGCGGCGACGGCGGAGGCGCCCCGACGCCGACCACCCCGGCTCCGTCACCGAACCCGTCGGCCCCGAGCCCGTCGACGCCGAGCCCGTCGGTCCCGACCCCCGGTGCGCCGGACCAGTCGTCCCTGACGTCGGCGAACCGCGGTGGCATCAGCGCCCCGGCCTCGGCCCGCGCGGGCCAGACGATCACGGTCACGATGGGCCGCGGGCACGCCGGTGAACGCGTCGCCGTGTTCCTGTACTCGGCCCCGGTCCTCATCGGCACACCGGTCGTCGCCGCCGACGGTTCGGTCCAGGTCACGATCCCCGCCGATACCACAGCCGGCGCGCACCGGATCGCGGTCGTCGGAGCGGACGGTGTCCTGATCGGGTGGTCGCCGATCACGATCACGACAGCGGGTACCGGGCAGCTGGCGTTCACCGGTGCCGAACTCGCGTCGGGCAGCGCCGCGGCGCTCCTGCTCCTCGCGCTCGGCGCTGGCCTGTTGGTCGCCCGTCGTCGCCGGCGGACCGCCGAGTAG
- a CDS encoding extracellular solute-binding protein, producing the protein MKRTRIIAGLAAVAVAAVGLAGCSSSGSASSDTIKIAYQKYGAFQQLDAQMKVVKKDYEKANPGKTVTLVPIQAQGNDYYTKLALMNKAPATAPDVMYEDTFLVKADAQAGYLLPLDKYTAKWKDWDQFYNNAKQAGEGVDGKTYGVPMGTDTRALWYNKDIFKKVGLPVPWQPKTWDDVLAAAKTIKDKSPDTIPFNMYSGKAQGEASTMQGFEMLLYGADGSGNTLYKDKKWVTGSKQFQDSLQFVKDVYQGDLGPTPQQALDPNVGTTIAQTWLPKGKLAIDLDGSWQSGTWLKSGTAPWAEWNDVMGQAAMPTQNGQEPGYNSMSGGWTLAVGAKTKNPQAAFDFITTFLNKDGSLKYDSENSQIAVRKDVAEDPEYTGANPTFKFFSGLVEHTNFRPATSDYSQISNAIQVAMESVMTGQQSPKEAAAAYDDAVVGVVGKEHTVSAR; encoded by the coding sequence ATGAAACGCACCCGCATCATCGCCGGACTCGCAGCCGTGGCAGTCGCCGCAGTGGGTCTCGCAGGCTGCTCGAGCTCGGGGTCCGCCTCGAGTGACACCATCAAGATCGCGTACCAGAAGTACGGTGCCTTCCAGCAGCTCGACGCCCAGATGAAGGTCGTCAAGAAGGACTACGAGAAGGCCAACCCGGGCAAGACCGTCACGCTCGTCCCGATCCAGGCCCAGGGCAACGACTACTACACGAAGCTCGCGCTGATGAACAAGGCGCCCGCCACCGCACCCGACGTCATGTACGAGGACACCTTCCTCGTCAAGGCCGACGCCCAGGCCGGGTACCTCCTGCCGCTCGACAAGTACACGGCGAAGTGGAAGGACTGGGACCAGTTCTACAACAACGCCAAGCAGGCCGGCGAGGGCGTGGACGGCAAGACCTACGGCGTCCCGATGGGCACCGACACCCGGGCCCTCTGGTACAACAAGGACATCTTCAAGAAGGTCGGCCTGCCCGTTCCGTGGCAGCCCAAGACCTGGGACGACGTGCTCGCCGCCGCGAAGACCATCAAGGACAAGTCACCGGACACCATCCCGTTCAACATGTACTCGGGCAAGGCGCAGGGCGAAGCGTCCACCATGCAGGGCTTCGAGATGCTGCTGTACGGCGCGGACGGCTCCGGCAACACGCTCTACAAGGACAAGAAGTGGGTCACGGGCTCGAAGCAGTTCCAGGACTCGCTGCAGTTCGTGAAGGACGTCTACCAGGGCGACCTCGGCCCGACACCGCAGCAGGCGCTCGACCCCAACGTCGGCACCACCATCGCCCAGACGTGGCTGCCGAAGGGCAAGCTCGCGATCGACCTGGACGGCTCGTGGCAGTCCGGCACGTGGCTGAAGTCCGGGACCGCGCCGTGGGCCGAGTGGAACGACGTGATGGGCCAGGCCGCGATGCCGACCCAGAACGGCCAGGAGCCCGGCTACAACAGCATGTCCGGTGGCTGGACCCTGGCGGTCGGCGCCAAGACGAAGAACCCGCAGGCGGCGTTCGACTTCATCACCACCTTCCTCAACAAGGACGGTTCGCTGAAGTACGACTCCGAGAACAGCCAGATCGCGGTCCGCAAGGACGTCGCCGAGGACCCGGAGTACACCGGCGCCAACCCGACGTTCAAGTTCTTCTCGGGCCTGGTGGAGCACACGAACTTCCGCCCCGCCACGAGTGACTACTCGCAGATCTCGAACGCCATCCAGGTCGCCATGGAGTCGGTGATGACCGGACAGCAGTCGCCGAAGGAAGCGGCCGCCGCCTACGACGACGCCGTGGTCGGCGTGGTCGGCAAGGAGCACACGGTCTCCGCGCGCTGA
- a CDS encoding carbohydrate ABC transporter permease translates to MTSTPLAPVVPAPGAPRRTDPPVPRKRKTLRNVGRAVPLLPALVLLVIFLLGPVISSFYGSFTNSALTGAGAADQQFVGMKNYVELFQDKDFPKSVILTVVFLLASAVVGQNVLGLGLALLMRAANKVVRSIVGTFVVAAWVLPEIVASFAAYAFFNDEGTLNSFLSVFGITGANWLYTFPMVAIILANIWRGTAFSMLVYSAAVQEVPEEITESAEVDGATGWQRLVFITLPVIRRSISTNLMLTTLQTLSVFTLIFVMTGGGPGTNSSTLPILAYQEAFKFSQLGFGTAIATILLVVGAVFSIIYIRALKPEVD, encoded by the coding sequence ATGACCAGCACTCCCCTCGCGCCGGTGGTCCCGGCGCCCGGTGCGCCGAGACGCACCGACCCTCCCGTCCCACGGAAGCGCAAGACGCTCCGCAACGTCGGCCGAGCGGTCCCGCTCCTGCCCGCCCTCGTCCTGCTCGTCATCTTCCTGCTCGGCCCCGTCATCTCGTCGTTCTACGGGTCGTTCACGAACTCGGCCCTGACCGGTGCCGGCGCTGCCGACCAGCAGTTCGTCGGCATGAAGAACTACGTCGAGCTCTTCCAGGACAAGGACTTCCCGAAGTCCGTCATCCTGACCGTGGTGTTCCTGCTGGCCTCGGCGGTGGTCGGGCAGAACGTCCTCGGACTCGGCCTGGCGCTGCTGATGCGTGCGGCGAACAAGGTCGTCCGCTCGATCGTCGGCACCTTCGTCGTCGCGGCCTGGGTCCTGCCCGAGATCGTGGCGTCGTTCGCGGCGTACGCGTTCTTCAACGACGAGGGGACGCTGAACTCGTTCCTGTCGGTGTTCGGCATCACCGGGGCGAACTGGCTCTACACGTTCCCGATGGTCGCGATCATCCTGGCGAACATCTGGCGCGGCACCGCGTTCTCGATGCTCGTGTACTCGGCCGCCGTGCAGGAGGTCCCCGAGGAGATCACCGAGTCGGCCGAGGTCGACGGCGCCACCGGATGGCAGCGACTCGTCTTCATCACGCTGCCCGTGATCCGCCGGAGCATCTCCACGAACCTCATGCTGACGACGCTGCAGACCCTGTCCGTCTTCACCCTCATCTTCGTGATGACCGGTGGCGGGCCGGGCACCAACTCGTCGACCCTGCCGATCCTGGCGTACCAGGAGGCGTTCAAGTTCTCGCAGCTCGGCTTCGGGACGGCGATCGCGACCATCCTGCTCGTGGTGGGGGCGGTCTTCTCGATCATCTACATCCGGGCGCTCAAGCCGGAGGTGGACTGA
- a CDS encoding carbohydrate ABC transporter permease — protein MTSPRGRTMRWVANTVLLVIAVCFAVPLLWLVFASFDAQASLSVKLPSQFTFDNFTKVLTPELSFIPLANSLLLSGGTAVVTVVVAILAAYPLSRYKMRVNKPFLYSILFGTGLPITAMMVPVYALFVSLNLIDNIYGCIFFLAATSLPMAIWMAKNFMDAVPISLEEAAWTDGASMFTTLWRIVIPLMRPGIAVVFIFVFIQAWGNFFVPFVLLLSPDKVPAAVSIFNFFGQNGAVAYGQLAAFSIVYSVPVIALYVLVSRGLGGGNALAGGIKG, from the coding sequence ATGACCTCGCCGCGCGGCCGGACCATGCGGTGGGTGGCGAACACCGTGCTGCTCGTCATCGCGGTCTGCTTCGCGGTGCCGCTGCTCTGGCTCGTGTTCGCGTCGTTCGACGCCCAGGCCTCGCTGTCGGTGAAGCTGCCGTCGCAGTTCACGTTCGACAACTTCACGAAGGTGCTCACCCCGGAGCTGTCCTTCATCCCGCTCGCCAACAGCCTGCTGCTCTCCGGCGGGACGGCGGTCGTCACGGTCGTCGTCGCGATCCTCGCCGCGTACCCGCTGTCCCGGTACAAGATGCGGGTCAACAAGCCGTTCCTGTACAGCATCCTGTTCGGCACCGGCCTGCCGATCACCGCGATGATGGTGCCGGTCTACGCACTGTTCGTGTCGCTCAACCTCATCGACAACATCTACGGCTGCATCTTCTTCCTCGCCGCGACCAGCCTGCCGATGGCGATCTGGATGGCGAAGAACTTCATGGACGCGGTCCCGATCTCCCTCGAGGAAGCGGCCTGGACCGACGGAGCCTCGATGTTCACGACGCTGTGGCGGATCGTCATCCCGCTGATGCGTCCGGGCATCGCCGTGGTGTTCATCTTCGTGTTCATCCAGGCGTGGGGGAACTTCTTCGTCCCCTTCGTCCTGCTGCTCTCGCCCGACAAGGTGCCCGCCGCGGTGAGCATCTTCAACTTCTTCGGCCAGAACGGGGCGGTGGCCTACGGGCAGCTCGCCGCGTTCTCGATCGTCTACTCGGTGCCCGTCATCGCCCTCTACGTCCTCGTGTCCCGGGGTCTCGGCGGCGGCAACGCCCTGGCCGGCGGCATCAAGGGCTGA
- a CDS encoding alpha-mannosidase, with translation MHQDEPLVEARIARLVRDRVDPNVHRRASPVTVEAWQVPDEPVPFAEAVTQQYEPFTVGSPWGGRPWGTTWFKVTGTVPADFGTTDGTTAELHVDLGFTKRQAGFQAEGLAWRPDGSTIKAIEPLNDSVPLQVGPGESFELYIEAGANPDIGGDSFQGATPLGSKHTAGDTPIYRLHALEVVERDDTVWELQQDLWVLRGLMAELPTDGTRGADVLRVLERAADALDPDDVAGTAADARAVLADALAVPASGSAHRAIAVGHAHIDSAWLWPVRETKRKCARTFSNVLDLMDRDPDFTFACSSAQQYAWIRDEYPEVFARIRERVAEGRWIPVGGMWVESDTNLPGGEALARQFVAGKRFFLEEFGVDTPEAWLPDSFGYTGALPQIVRAAGSKWFVTQKPSWNETNVIPHTSFLWEGIDGSRVLTHLPPADTYNSDVSPADLHRGERNNKERGVANTSMLLYGFGDGGGGPTREMVAAARRQHDLDGSPRVELGTPAEVFAELERQLPTPGVWSGEMYLEFHRGTYTSQIRTKQGNRRSEHLLREAELWATTAAVRLDQEYPYDALESAWHTVLLQQFHDILPGSSIAWVYENAEAEYARVAGVLEELIGTATTALATGGPAPDTADEPGGTPAPATHVRFNASPVAADGVRALGAEPVDAARPVPPVRDGDRFVLDTGAVVATIDAAGHVVSLVDHATGRDAVAPGEAAAEYTVFRDTPNQWEAWDIDRAYQRHGSVLQATSVTVEGDELVVVRPFGRSTVTTRYTATQGQPEIVVETEADWHEQQKLLKLSFPLDLKADQASSEIQFGHIDRPTHQNTSWDFARFETSAHRWVHVAEPGFGVAVANDSTYGHDVTRRTRADGGTTTQVRESLVRGPKFPDPEADQGHHVFRTVLRVGASVLDAADSGYRLNLPVRAVPGDRAVEPLVTVSSPQVFVEAVKLAEDRSGDVVVRLYEALGGRATDVGVDFGFAVAGVTRVDLLERPLDGVGPWDDGTPVVLTLRPFELVTLRIRRA, from the coding sequence ATGCACCAGGACGAACCCCTCGTCGAGGCCCGGATCGCACGACTCGTGCGGGACCGCGTCGACCCGAACGTCCACCGCCGCGCCTCGCCGGTCACGGTCGAGGCCTGGCAGGTCCCCGACGAACCCGTGCCCTTCGCCGAGGCCGTCACCCAGCAGTACGAACCGTTCACCGTCGGCTCCCCGTGGGGCGGCCGGCCGTGGGGCACCACCTGGTTCAAGGTCACCGGCACCGTCCCCGCCGACTTCGGCACCACCGACGGCACCACCGCCGAACTCCACGTCGACCTCGGGTTCACCAAGCGGCAGGCCGGCTTCCAGGCCGAGGGGCTCGCCTGGCGTCCGGACGGCTCCACGATCAAGGCCATCGAGCCGCTCAACGACAGCGTCCCGCTGCAGGTCGGTCCGGGGGAGTCGTTCGAGCTCTACATCGAGGCCGGCGCGAACCCGGACATCGGCGGCGACTCGTTCCAGGGCGCGACCCCGCTCGGATCGAAGCACACCGCCGGCGACACCCCCATCTACCGGCTCCACGCCCTCGAGGTCGTCGAGCGCGACGACACCGTCTGGGAGCTGCAGCAGGACCTCTGGGTGCTCCGCGGTCTGATGGCGGAACTGCCGACCGACGGCACCCGCGGCGCCGACGTCCTCCGCGTCCTCGAACGGGCCGCGGACGCGCTCGACCCCGACGACGTGGCCGGCACCGCCGCCGACGCCCGGGCCGTGCTGGCCGACGCGCTCGCCGTCCCCGCCAGCGGGTCGGCGCACCGGGCGATCGCGGTCGGGCACGCGCACATCGACTCCGCCTGGCTGTGGCCGGTGCGCGAGACGAAGCGCAAGTGCGCCCGCACCTTCTCGAACGTGCTCGACCTGATGGACCGCGACCCCGACTTCACCTTCGCCTGCTCGTCCGCGCAGCAGTACGCCTGGATCCGCGACGAGTACCCCGAGGTGTTCGCCCGCATCAGGGAGCGCGTCGCCGAGGGCCGGTGGATCCCGGTCGGCGGCATGTGGGTCGAGTCCGACACGAACCTGCCCGGCGGCGAGGCCCTGGCCCGCCAGTTCGTCGCCGGCAAGCGGTTCTTCCTGGAGGAGTTCGGCGTCGACACCCCCGAGGCCTGGCTCCCCGACTCGTTCGGCTACACCGGCGCCCTGCCGCAGATCGTCCGGGCCGCGGGCTCGAAGTGGTTCGTCACGCAGAAGCCGTCGTGGAACGAGACGAACGTCATCCCGCACACCTCGTTCCTGTGGGAGGGCATCGACGGCTCCCGGGTCCTCACCCACCTGCCGCCGGCGGACACGTACAACTCGGACGTCTCGCCCGCCGACCTGCACCGCGGCGAACGGAACAACAAGGAGCGCGGCGTCGCGAACACCTCGATGCTGCTCTACGGCTTCGGGGACGGCGGTGGTGGTCCCACGCGCGAGATGGTCGCCGCCGCCCGCCGGCAGCACGACCTGGACGGCTCACCCCGGGTCGAGCTCGGCACCCCGGCCGAGGTGTTCGCGGAGCTCGAGCGCCAGCTGCCCACCCCCGGCGTGTGGTCCGGCGAGATGTACCTCGAGTTCCACCGCGGCACGTACACGTCGCAGATCCGCACGAAGCAGGGCAACCGCCGCTCCGAGCACCTGCTCCGCGAGGCCGAGCTCTGGGCGACGACCGCGGCCGTCCGGCTCGACCAGGAGTACCCGTACGACGCACTCGAGTCCGCCTGGCACACCGTGCTGCTGCAGCAGTTCCACGACATCCTGCCCGGCTCGTCGATCGCCTGGGTCTACGAGAACGCCGAGGCCGAGTACGCCCGCGTCGCCGGGGTCCTCGAGGAACTGATCGGCACCGCGACGACCGCCCTCGCCACCGGCGGTCCGGCCCCCGACACCGCAGACGAGCCGGGAGGCACGCCCGCCCCCGCCACGCACGTCCGGTTCAACGCGTCCCCGGTCGCCGCCGACGGCGTCCGCGCGCTGGGTGCCGAGCCCGTCGACGCGGCGCGACCCGTGCCTCCCGTCCGGGACGGCGACCGCTTCGTCCTCGACACGGGCGCGGTCGTGGCGACCATCGACGCGGCCGGGCACGTCGTCTCGCTCGTCGACCACGCGACCGGCCGCGACGCCGTCGCGCCGGGCGAGGCCGCCGCCGAGTACACCGTGTTCCGGGACACCCCGAACCAGTGGGAGGCGTGGGACATCGACCGTGCCTACCAGCGGCACGGATCGGTGCTGCAGGCGACGAGCGTCACCGTCGAGGGGGACGAACTCGTCGTGGTCCGCCCGTTCGGCCGCTCCACCGTCACCACCCGGTACACCGCGACCCAGGGGCAGCCGGAGATCGTCGTCGAGACCGAGGCCGACTGGCACGAGCAGCAGAAACTGCTGAAGCTGTCGTTCCCGCTCGACCTCAAGGCCGACCAGGCCTCGAGCGAGATCCAGTTCGGGCACATCGATCGGCCGACACACCAGAACACCTCGTGGGACTTCGCCCGCTTCGAGACGAGCGCGCACCGCTGGGTGCACGTCGCCGAGCCGGGGTTCGGGGTCGCCGTCGCGAACGACTCCACCTACGGGCACGACGTCACACGACGCACGCGCGCGGACGGCGGCACCACGACGCAGGTGCGGGAGTCGCTGGTGCGCGGGCCGAAGTTCCCCGACCCCGAGGCCGACCAGGGCCACCACGTGTTCCGGACCGTCCTGCGGGTCGGCGCCTCGGTGCTCGACGCGGCGGACTCCGGGTACCGGCTCAACCTGCCGGTCCGTGCCGTGCCGGGGGACCGTGCCGTCGAGCCGCTCGTGACGGTGTCCTCGCCGCAGGTGTTCGTCGAGGCCGTGAAGCTCGCCGAGGACCGCTCCGGCGACGTCGTCGTCCGGCTCTACGAGGCGCTCGGCGGCCGGGCGACCGACGTGGGCGTCGACTTCGGGTTCGCCGTCGCCGGGGTGACCCGGGTCGACCTGCTCGAACGCCCGCTGGACGGGGTCGGTCCCTGGGACGACGGCACACCCGTGGTCCTGACCCTGCGGCCCTTCGAGCTCGTCACCCTGCGCATCCGGCGGGCCTAG
- a CDS encoding ice-binding family protein, with amino-acid sequence MATSPFVRRVMTGGAALGLAASLVLMASSGASAATEIDGPVKLGTAATYGVLGGSAVTNTGPTVVNGDLGVYPGTSITGFGAAPNGVVNGTTRTRTEAAQAQQDALVAYNTAAALQPNGVDVTDLDNRAPLVPGVYSGGALNLSDNNTLTLNGNAQSTWVFQAASSLTIGSGTRILITGGASSCNVFWQVGSSATIQTTSQFQGTVLANTSVTAATGATVQGRLLALNGAVTLDTNTITPAQSCPPPTTPTPTVAPTITSGTPTAATTGQPYSYTVTATSTPTPTFTATGLPAGLTINSTTGVISGTPTAPGSSTVTITASNGTGPADTQVVTVRVVTPTPTPTPTPTTPAPSPTPTTPTPTATTPAGTTPTGSPTAGAGTGNGRTPTGTLAFTGSDPTVPLSIAGVLLAAGIGLTVVARRRRAARV; translated from the coding sequence ATGGCCACCTCCCCGTTCGTCCGCAGAGTCATGACGGGCGGTGCCGCGCTCGGCCTCGCAGCGTCGCTCGTCCTCATGGCGTCCTCCGGCGCCTCCGCCGCCACCGAGATCGACGGCCCCGTCAAGCTCGGGACCGCGGCGACCTACGGCGTCCTCGGCGGCAGCGCCGTCACCAACACCGGCCCGACCGTCGTCAACGGCGACCTCGGCGTGTACCCGGGAACCTCGATCACTGGGTTCGGAGCGGCACCGAACGGCGTCGTCAACGGCACCACCCGCACCCGGACCGAGGCGGCGCAGGCGCAGCAGGACGCCCTGGTCGCGTACAACACCGCCGCGGCGCTCCAGCCGAACGGCGTCGACGTCACCGACCTCGACAACCGCGCACCGCTCGTGCCGGGTGTCTACTCCGGTGGCGCGCTGAACCTGTCGGACAACAACACCCTCACCCTGAACGGCAACGCGCAGTCGACCTGGGTGTTCCAGGCGGCCTCGTCGCTGACGATCGGGAGCGGCACCCGCATCCTGATCACCGGTGGCGCGAGCTCGTGCAACGTCTTCTGGCAGGTCGGCAGTTCCGCGACCATCCAGACCACGTCGCAGTTCCAGGGCACCGTCCTCGCGAACACCTCCGTGACCGCTGCCACCGGAGCGACCGTCCAGGGCCGCCTGCTCGCGCTGAACGGCGCCGTGACGCTCGACACGAACACGATCACCCCGGCGCAGAGCTGCCCGCCGCCCACCACCCCCACGCCGACCGTCGCGCCGACGATCACCTCCGGCACGCCGACGGCCGCGACCACGGGTCAGCCGTACAGCTACACCGTGACCGCCACCAGCACCCCGACCCCGACCTTCACCGCCACGGGTCTGCCGGCCGGCCTGACGATCAACAGCACCACCGGCGTCATCTCCGGCACCCCGACCGCCCCGGGTTCCTCGACCGTGACGATCACCGCCTCGAACGGCACCGGACCGGCCGACACCCAGGTGGTCACCGTCCGGGTCGTGACCCCCACGCCGACCCCCACCCCGACGCCGACCACTCCGGCACCGTCGCCGACGCCCACCACGCCGACGCCGACCGCCACCACGCCGGCCGGGACGACCCCGACCGGCAGCCCGACCGCCGGCGCGGGTACCGGCAACGGGCGGACCCCGACCGGGACGCTGGCCTTCACCGGCAGTGACCCGACCGTCCCGCTGAGCATCGCCGGCGTGCTGCTGGCCGCGGGTATCGGCCTGACCGTCGTCGCCCGACGTCGTCGCGCAGCCCGGGTCTGA
- a CDS encoding histidine phosphatase family protein — protein sequence MAVTEIWLVRHGESTANVAAARAHAAGADVIEVDHRDADVPLSPLGEEQSRALGTELAERGIDDVPVVLWVSPYRRAQQTIGIALEAGGLAEPPRRVDERLRDRELGVLDRLTRTGSANLHPDEEQRRQWLGKYYHRPAGGESWADVKLRLRTLFADVDRIQDAERLVIAAHDAVVMLALAVCLDLDEPELMAFAEDHTVANASLTRLRRDTLGGAWTLEEFSGTGHLDADPAAVVTEHDGRKDDTRV from the coding sequence ATGGCCGTCACCGAGATCTGGCTCGTCCGTCACGGCGAGTCCACCGCGAACGTCGCAGCAGCCCGCGCCCACGCCGCGGGTGCCGACGTGATCGAGGTGGACCACCGGGACGCCGACGTGCCGCTGAGCCCCCTCGGCGAGGAGCAGTCGCGGGCCCTCGGGACCGAACTCGCCGAGCGCGGGATCGACGACGTCCCCGTCGTGCTCTGGGTGTCGCCGTACCGTCGCGCGCAGCAGACGATCGGCATCGCGCTCGAGGCCGGCGGACTCGCCGAGCCCCCACGGCGCGTCGACGAGCGCCTGCGCGACCGCGAACTCGGCGTCCTCGACCGACTCACCCGCACCGGGTCCGCGAACCTGCACCCCGACGAGGAACAGCGTCGGCAGTGGCTCGGCAAGTACTACCACCGACCGGCGGGCGGCGAGTCCTGGGCCGACGTGAAGCTCCGGCTCCGCACCCTGTTCGCCGACGTCGACCGCATCCAGGACGCCGAGCGTCTCGTCATCGCCGCCCACGACGCCGTCGTCATGCTCGCCCTCGCCGTGTGCCTGGACCTCGACGAGCCCGAGCTGATGGCGTTCGCCGAGGACCACACGGTCGCGAACGCCTCACTCACCCGACTCCGCCGCGACACACTCGGCGGCGCCTGGACGCTCGAGGAGTTCTCCGGCACCGGACACCTCGACGCGGACCCCGCCGCCGTCGTCACCGAACACGACGGCCGGAAGGACGACACCCGTGTCTGA